From the genome of Saccopteryx bilineata isolate mSacBil1 chromosome 6, mSacBil1_pri_phased_curated, whole genome shotgun sequence, one region includes:
- the HID1 gene encoding protein HID1, producing MGSADSKLNFRKAVIQLTTKTQPVEATDDAFWDQFWADTATSVQDVFALVPAAEIRAVREESPSNLATLCYKAVEKLVQGAESGCHSEKEKQIVLNCSRLLTRVLPYIFEDPDWRGFFWSTVPGAGRSGGEDNDENARPLAESLLLAIADLLFCPDFTVQSHRRSTVDLMEDVHSLDSCEYIWEAGVGFAHSPQPNYIHDMNRMELLKLLLTCFSEAMYLPPAPDSGSTNPWVQFFCSTENRHALPLFTSLLNTVCAYDPVGYGIPYNHLLFSDYREPLVEEAAQVLIVTLDHDGATSASPTVDGTTTGTAMDDTDPPGPENLFVNYLSRIHREEDFQFILKGIARLLSNPLLQTYLPNSTKKIQFHQELLVLFWKLCDFNKKFLFFVLKSSDVLDILVPILYFLNDARADQSRVGLMHIGVFILLLLSGERNFGVRLNKPYSVRVPMDIPVFTGTHADLLIVVFHKIITSGHQRLQPLFDCLLTIVVNVSPYLKSLSMVAANKLLHLLEAFSTTWFLFSAAQNHHLVFFLLEVFNNIIQYQFDGNSNLVYAIIRKRSVFHQLANLPTDPPSIHKALQRRRRAPEPLSRTSSQEGASMEGSRPAAPAEPGTLKTSLVATPGIDKLTEKSQVSEDGTLQSLEPAPQKSSTDGSPAEEEPSQAWREQRRLSSASASGQWSPTSEWVLSWKSKLPLQTIMRLLQVLVPQVEKICIDKGLTDESEILRFLQHGTLVGLLPVPHPILIRKYQANSGTAMWFRTYMWGVIYLRNVDPPVWYDTDVKLFEIQRV from the exons GCTGTTGAGAAGCTGGTGCAGGGAGCTGAGAGTGGCTGCCActcagagaaggagaagcagattgtcctGAACTGCAGCCGGCTTCTGACCCGCGTGCTTCCCTACATCTTTGAGGACCCAGACTGGAGGGGCTTCTTCTGGTCCACAGTGCCCGGGGCAGGGCGCAGCGGG GGTGAAGACAATGACGAGAATGCCCGGCCCCTGGCAGAGTCCCTGCTCCTGGCCATTGCTGACTTGCTCTTCTGCCCAGATTTCACTGTCCAGAGCCACCGGAGGAGCACTGTG GACTTGATGGAGGACGTGCACTCCCTGGACAGCTGTGAATACATCTGGGAGGCCGGTGTGGGCTTTGCTCACTCCCCTCAGCCCAATTATATCCACGACATGAACCG GATGGAGCTACTGAAGCTGCTGCTGACGTGCTTCTCTGAGGCCATGTACCTGCCCCCAGCTCCGGACAGTGGCAGCACTAACCCGTGGGTGCAGTTCTTTTGTTCCACGGAGAACAG ACACGCCCTACCCCTCTTCACCTCTCTGCTCAACACCGTGTGTGCCTATGACCCTGTGGGCTACGGGATTCCCTACAACCACTTGCTCTTCTCTGACTACCGGGAACCCCTGGTAGAGGAGGCTGCCCAGGTGCTCATTGTCACCTTGGACCATGATGGCGCCACCAGTGCCAGCCCAACTGTGGATGGCACCACCACAGGCACGGCCATGGATGACACTGAT CCTCCAGGGCCTGAGAACCTGTTTGTGAACTACCTGTCCCGAATCCATCGTGAGGAG gaCTTCCAGTTTATCCTCAAGGGCATAGCCCGGCTGCTGTCCAACCCCCTGCTCCAGACCTACCTGCCCAACTCCACCAAGAAGATCCAGTTCCACCAGGAGCTGCTGGTCCTCTTCTGGAAGCTCTGTGACTTCAACAAG aaGTTCCTCTTCTTTGTGCTGAAGAGCAGCGATGTGCTGGACATCCTGGTCCCCATCCTCTACTTCCTCAACGACGCCCGAGCAGATCAGT CTCGAGTAGGCCTGATGCACATTGGTGTCTTCATCTTGCTGCTTCTGAGTGGGGAGCGGAACTTCGGGGTGCGGCTGAACAAGCCCTATTCAGTGCGCGTGCCCATGGACATTCCAGTCTTCACGGGTACCCATGCTGACCTACTCATTGTG GTATTCCACAAGATCATCACCAGCGGGCACCAGCGGCTGCAGCCTCTCTTTGACTGCCTGCTCACCATCGTGGTCAACG TGTCACCCTACCTCAAGAGTCTGTCCATGGTGGCTGCTAACAAGTTGCTGCACCTGCTGGAGGCCTTCTCCACCACCTGGTTCCTCTTCTCTGCTGCCCagaaccaccacctggtcttCTTCCTCCTAGAGGTCTTCAACAACATCATCCAGTACCAGTTTGATG GTAACTCCAACCTGGTCTATGCCATTATCCGGAAGCGCAGTGTCTTCCACCAGCTGGCCAACCTGCCCACtgacccaccatccatccacaaGGCCCTGCAGCGGCGCCGACGGGCACCTGAGCCCTTGTCCCGCACCAGCTCACAGGAGGGTGCCTCCATGGAGGGGTCCCGCCCTGCTGCCCCTGCTGAGCCGGGCACCCTCAAGACCAGCCTGGTGGCCACCCCAG GCATTGACAAGCTGACAGAGAAGTCTCAGGTGTCAGAGGATGGCACCTTGCAATCCCTGGAGCCTGCACCCCAGAAGAGCTCCACAGATGGCAGTCCCGCTGAGGAG GAGCCCAGCCAGGCCTGGCGGGAGCAGCGGCGACTGTCCAGTGCATCAGCCAGTGGGCAGTGGAGCCCGACATCGGAGTGG GTCCTCTCCTGGAAGTCCAAGCTGCCACTGCAGACCATCATGCGGCTGCTCCAGGTGCTCGTTCCCCAGGTGGAGAAGATCTGCATTGACAA GGGCCTGACGGATGAGTCGGAGATCCTGAGGTTCCTGCAGCATGGCACGCTGGTGGGACTGTTGCCTGTGCCCCACCCCATCCTCATCCGAAAGTACCAGGCCAACTCGGGCACAGCCATGTGGTTCCGCACCTACATGTGGGGTGTCATCTATCTGAG GAATGTGGACCCGCCTGTCTGGTACGACACTGATGTGAAGCTGTTTGAGATCCAGCGAGTGTGA